One genomic segment of Hordeum vulgare subsp. vulgare chromosome 2H, MorexV3_pseudomolecules_assembly, whole genome shotgun sequence includes these proteins:
- the LOC123428753 gene encoding chaperone protein ClpB1-like produces MKKNTSPTPRPFPSHRPSSPARPLPPRRPSASGTRPHAARHCTREGPAGDLVHGGDEGVEVGQEGLGERHVRGRRRPRVGTVFDDENLLVRIDMSEYMEQHSFARLIGAPPGYVGHEEGGQMTEQVRRRPYSVILFDKVDKVVVFNTLLQVLDDGRLTDGQGRTVDFRNTVIIMTSNLGAEHLLAGMMGKNSMKVARDLVMQEVCMDQ; encoded by the exons ATGAAAAAAAACACGTCCCCCACCCCGCGCCCTTTCCCTTCCCACCGGCCCTCCTCGCCGGCgcgccctcttcctccccgccGGCCCTCCGCGAGTGGGACACGCCCCCACGCCGCTCGGCACTGCACGCGGGAAGGCCCCGCCGGAGATCTCGTCCATGGCGGCGACGAAGGCGTCGAGGTTGGCCAGGAGGGGCTCGGCGAGC GTCATGTGCGCGGGAGGCGGCGGCCGCGCGTTGGGACGGTGTTCGACGACGAGAACCTGCTCGTCCGCATCGACATGTCCGAGTACATGGAGCAGCACTCCTTCGCTCGCCTCATCGGAGCACCACCTGG GTATGTTGGACACGAGGAGGGCGGGCAGATGACGGAGCAGGTGAGGAGGAGGCCATACAGCGTGATCCTGTTCGACAAGGTGGACAAGGTGGTCGTGTTCAACACGCTCCTCCAGGTGCTCGACGACGGCCGGCTGACCGACGGGCAAGGCAGGACTGTGGACTTCAGGAACACCGTGATCATCATGACCTCCAACCTCGGCGCCGAGCACCTCCTCGCCGGGATGATGGGCAAGAACTCCATGAAGGTCGCCCGCGACCTCGTCATGCAGGAGGTATGTATGGATCA GTGA